In Cumulibacter manganitolerans, a genomic segment contains:
- a CDS encoding amidase family protein — MSEIKNLADRIAGGELTAVQATQEAIDRIVARDDEINAVVVRDFDRALDAARQADDRLAAGERAPMLGVPMTVKESYDVAGLPTTWGFAEHRDHIATADARAVRRLKEAGAIIVGKTNVPPALADFLSVNPVYGATHNPHRHGLSSGGSSGGSAASLAAGYVCAEIGSDIGGSIRIPAAFCGVWGLKPTFGLVGREGHWWPGTDGGELNLSVAGPLARTSEDLALLLEIIADHPLPMPRRTSPEGARIAVITEHPVAKISADVSRVLDEQCARLEASGATVDRAPQLPDLAATHRDYVKMLLTVLSRGNAPEGVTPVTLSAWFDMIDQQARTSRAWNAALTDEYDAVLAPVFGSTAFPLDEVTMDHRTVDIDGEQTPCGAQLAWAGLATYPNLPSVCLPAGTGSDGLPIGLQLIGRQYAEPELLAIAAGSAPGRTSA, encoded by the coding sequence ATGAGCGAGATCAAGAATCTGGCCGACCGCATCGCCGGGGGCGAGCTGACGGCGGTACAGGCAACCCAGGAAGCGATCGATCGGATCGTGGCGCGAGACGACGAGATCAACGCGGTCGTCGTCCGCGATTTCGACCGGGCACTCGACGCCGCGCGGCAGGCCGACGACCGGCTCGCCGCGGGCGAACGGGCTCCGATGCTCGGCGTCCCCATGACGGTCAAGGAGAGCTACGACGTGGCGGGACTGCCGACCACGTGGGGCTTCGCCGAGCATCGCGACCACATCGCGACTGCCGACGCGCGGGCCGTACGCCGGCTCAAGGAGGCCGGCGCGATCATCGTCGGCAAGACGAACGTGCCGCCGGCGCTCGCCGACTTTCTGTCGGTCAACCCGGTGTACGGCGCGACCCACAACCCGCATCGGCACGGGCTGTCCTCCGGTGGATCGTCGGGCGGCTCGGCCGCCTCGCTCGCCGCCGGCTACGTGTGCGCCGAGATCGGCAGTGACATCGGCGGCTCGATCCGCATCCCGGCCGCGTTCTGCGGCGTGTGGGGCCTCAAGCCGACGTTCGGCCTCGTCGGCCGCGAAGGTCACTGGTGGCCCGGAACCGACGGCGGCGAGCTCAACCTCAGCGTGGCCGGTCCGCTGGCCCGAACCTCCGAGGATCTGGCCCTGCTGCTGGAGATCATCGCCGACCATCCGCTGCCGATGCCGCGGCGGACCTCGCCCGAGGGTGCCCGCATCGCCGTGATCACCGAGCATCCGGTCGCGAAGATCAGCGCCGACGTCAGCCGGGTGCTCGACGAGCAGTGCGCCCGGCTGGAGGCGAGCGGCGCGACGGTCGACCGGGCACCGCAGCTGCCCGACCTCGCGGCCACCCACCGCGACTACGTGAAGATGCTGCTGACGGTGCTCTCCCGCGGCAACGCCCCGGAGGGCGTCACGCCGGTCACGCTCAGCGCCTGGTTCGACATGATCGACCAGCAGGCCCGCACCTCGCGGGCCTGGAACGCGGCGCTCACCGACGAGTACGACGCCGTCCTCGCGCCGGTGTTCGGCTCGACCGCGTTCCCGCTGGACGAGGTGACGATGGATCACCGCACCGTCGACATCGACGGAGAGCAGACCCCCTGCGGGGCGCAGCTCGCCTGGGCCGGCCTGGCGACCTACCCCAACCTGCCGTCGGTGTGCCTGCCGGCCGGCACGGGGTCCGACGGCCTACCGATCGGGCTACAGCTGATCGGGCGGCAGTACGCCGAGCCCGAGCTGCTGGCCATCGCGGCCGGCTCCGCTCCCGGCCGCACCAGCGCCTGA
- the gcvP gene encoding aminomethyl-transferring glycine dehydrogenase — translation MSTDHLSFERRHIGPSDSDVQSMLAVVGASSLRELMDRAVPSGIRIPGTLDLPAAATEPEAIDELRALADQNERKRSMIGLGYYDTHVPGVIKRNVLESPAWYTAYTPYQPEISQGRLEALLNFQTMVCDLTGLDIAGASLLDEATAAAEAMTLSLRSWKGKSERPTFVVDADIFPQTLAVVQTRADALGLRVLVLDLGVGLEEALFHADADLGDVFGVLLQYPASSGEIRDPREIVRAAHGAGALVTVATDLLALTLLTSPGELGADVAVGSAQRFGVPMGYGGPHAGFMAVRTGLQRTMPGRLVGVSVDAAGAPAYRLALQTREQHIRREKATSNICTAQVLLAIMASMYAVYHGPVGLREIAARVHRQAARLATSLADGGVEVVTASYFDTLTMRVPGRADDVVAAALDNGINLWRVDADTVQLSCDETTTDGDLAGVLAAFGVGALVDTADEALVLDRESEYLTHPVFSAHHSETAMLRYLRRLSDKDYALDRGMIPLGSCTMKLNATTEMEAITWPEFGGLHPFAPVEQARGYARLFDDLAGWLAEVTGYHSVSLQPNAGSQGEFAGLLAIAKYHEANGHAERRVCLIPSSAHGTNAASAVMAGLKVVVVKCDEDGNVDVDDLKAKIAQHGDQLAAMMVTYPSTHGVYEETISEVCGLVHDAGGQVYVDGANLNALVGLAQPGRFGSDVSHLNLHKTFCIPHGGGGPGVGPIGVREHLAPYLPNHPLVAEAGPATGPGPVSAAPWGSAGILPISWAYIRMMGAEGLTHATETAVLNANYVAARLREHYPVLYAGADGLVAHECILDIRPLTKTSGVTVDDVAKRLIDYGFHAPTMSFPVAGTLMVEPTESENLEELDRFCDAMIAIKQEADRVESGEWDVTDNPLRNAPHTALQLAGDWPHTYSRQDAAFPTEHTLAAKYWAPVRRIDGAYGDRNLVCSCPSPEAFADQTV, via the coding sequence GTGAGCACTGACCATCTTTCCTTCGAACGTCGGCACATCGGCCCGTCCGACAGCGACGTCCAGAGCATGCTCGCCGTCGTCGGTGCGTCGTCCCTGCGCGAGCTGATGGACAGGGCGGTACCCAGTGGCATCCGGATCCCCGGGACGCTGGACCTGCCCGCGGCGGCGACCGAGCCGGAGGCCATCGACGAGCTGCGCGCGCTGGCCGACCAGAACGAGCGCAAGCGCTCGATGATCGGGCTGGGCTACTACGACACGCACGTGCCGGGCGTCATCAAGCGCAACGTGCTGGAGTCACCCGCCTGGTACACCGCGTACACGCCGTACCAGCCGGAGATCTCCCAGGGCCGGCTCGAGGCGCTGCTGAACTTCCAGACGATGGTCTGCGACCTCACCGGGCTCGACATCGCCGGCGCGTCCCTGCTCGACGAGGCGACCGCGGCGGCCGAGGCGATGACGCTGAGCCTGCGCTCGTGGAAGGGCAAGTCCGAGCGGCCGACCTTCGTCGTGGACGCCGACATCTTCCCGCAGACGCTCGCCGTCGTGCAGACCCGCGCCGATGCCCTCGGCCTGCGGGTCCTGGTGCTCGACCTCGGCGTCGGCCTCGAGGAGGCGCTGTTCCACGCGGATGCCGACCTCGGCGACGTGTTCGGCGTGCTGCTGCAGTACCCGGCGTCCTCCGGGGAGATCCGCGACCCGCGGGAGATCGTCCGGGCCGCGCACGGCGCCGGGGCGCTCGTCACGGTGGCCACGGACCTCCTCGCCCTCACCCTGCTGACCTCGCCGGGCGAGCTGGGCGCCGACGTCGCCGTCGGCTCCGCCCAGCGCTTCGGCGTCCCCATGGGGTACGGCGGCCCGCACGCCGGCTTCATGGCGGTCCGCACCGGGCTGCAGCGGACCATGCCCGGGCGTCTCGTCGGCGTGTCGGTCGACGCGGCCGGGGCCCCGGCGTACCGCCTCGCGCTGCAGACCCGCGAGCAGCACATTCGCCGCGAGAAGGCGACTTCCAACATCTGCACCGCGCAGGTGCTGCTCGCGATCATGGCGTCGATGTACGCCGTCTACCACGGACCCGTCGGGCTGCGTGAGATCGCGGCCCGCGTGCACCGGCAGGCCGCCCGGCTGGCCACGTCGCTGGCCGACGGCGGAGTCGAGGTCGTCACGGCGTCCTACTTCGACACCCTCACGATGCGGGTGCCCGGCCGCGCGGACGACGTGGTCGCGGCGGCGCTCGACAACGGGATCAACCTGTGGCGGGTGGACGCCGACACCGTGCAGCTGTCCTGCGACGAGACCACCACCGACGGCGACCTGGCCGGCGTGCTAGCCGCGTTCGGCGTCGGGGCGCTGGTCGACACCGCCGACGAGGCGCTCGTGCTCGACCGCGAGAGCGAGTACCTGACCCACCCGGTGTTCTCGGCGCACCACTCGGAGACCGCGATGCTGCGCTACCTGCGCCGGCTCTCCGACAAGGACTACGCCCTCGACCGCGGCATGATCCCGCTCGGCTCGTGCACCATGAAGCTCAACGCCACCACCGAGATGGAAGCGATCACCTGGCCGGAGTTCGGCGGGTTGCATCCCTTCGCCCCGGTCGAGCAGGCCCGCGGGTATGCGCGGCTGTTCGACGACCTCGCCGGATGGCTGGCCGAGGTCACCGGCTACCACTCGGTGTCGCTGCAGCCGAACGCCGGCTCGCAGGGCGAGTTCGCCGGGCTGCTCGCCATCGCGAAGTACCACGAGGCCAACGGGCACGCCGAGCGCCGCGTCTGCCTGATCCCGTCGTCCGCGCACGGCACCAACGCGGCGTCCGCGGTGATGGCCGGCCTGAAGGTCGTCGTGGTGAAGTGCGACGAGGACGGCAACGTCGACGTGGACGACCTGAAGGCCAAGATCGCCCAGCACGGTGACCAGCTCGCCGCCATGATGGTCACCTACCCGTCGACGCACGGCGTGTACGAGGAGACCATCAGCGAGGTGTGCGGGCTCGTGCACGACGCCGGCGGCCAGGTGTACGTCGACGGCGCGAACCTCAACGCGCTCGTCGGGCTCGCGCAGCCGGGCCGGTTCGGCTCCGACGTGTCGCACCTGAACCTGCACAAGACGTTCTGCATCCCGCACGGCGGCGGCGGTCCGGGCGTCGGTCCGATCGGCGTCCGCGAGCACCTGGCGCCGTACCTGCCCAACCATCCGCTGGTCGCCGAGGCCGGCCCGGCCACCGGCCCCGGTCCGGTGTCGGCGGCTCCGTGGGGATCGGCGGGCATCCTGCCGATCTCGTGGGCGTACATCCGGATGATGGGTGCCGAGGGCCTCACCCACGCCACCGAGACGGCCGTCCTGAACGCCAACTACGTCGCGGCGCGGCTGCGCGAGCACTACCCGGTGCTGTACGCCGGCGCGGACGGCCTGGTGGCGCACGAGTGCATCCTGGACATCCGTCCGTTGACCAAGACCAGCGGCGTGACCGTCGACGACGTCGCCAAGCGGCTGATCGACTACGGGTTCCACGCTCCTACGATGAGCTTCCCGGTGGCCGGGACGCTGATGGTCGAGCCGACGGAGTCGGAGAACCTCGAGGAGCTGGATCGCTTCTGCGACGCGATGATCGCGATCAAGCAGGAGGCCGACCGGGTCGAGTCGGGGGAGTGGGACGTGACCGACAACCCGCTGCGCAACGCGCCGCACACCGCGCTGCAGCTCGCCGGCGACTGGCCGCACACGTATTCGCGGCAGGACGCCGCGTTCCCCACCGAGCACACCCTGGCTGCGAAGTACTGGGCGCCGGTACGCCGCATCGACGGTGCGTACGGCGACCGCAACCTGGTCTGCTCGTGCCCGTCGCCGGAGGCGTTCGCCGACCAGACCGTCTGA
- a CDS encoding MerR family transcriptional regulator, producing MSDRHIQDALFPDAREAAVRADLVGYRGPVACNAAGITYRQLDYWARTGLVAPSIRTASGSGSQRLYSFKDILVLKVVKRLLDTGISLQNVRTAVDHLRQRGVDDLANITLLSDGTTVYECTSAEEVVDLLAGGQGVFGIAVSGALKELTGSLEHLPSVRTDVDETSTAGDELARRRMARKAATA from the coding sequence GTGAGCGATCGCCACATTCAGGACGCGCTTTTCCCGGACGCCCGTGAGGCGGCGGTGCGCGCCGACCTGGTCGGCTACCGCGGCCCGGTGGCCTGCAACGCCGCCGGCATCACCTACCGGCAGCTGGACTACTGGGCGCGCACCGGGCTGGTGGCCCCGAGCATCCGGACCGCGAGCGGCTCGGGCTCGCAGCGGCTCTACTCGTTCAAGGACATCCTCGTGCTGAAGGTCGTCAAGCGGTTGCTCGACACCGGGATCTCCCTGCAGAACGTGCGCACCGCCGTCGACCACCTGCGCCAGCGCGGCGTCGACGACCTGGCCAACATCACCCTGCTGTCCGACGGGACCACGGTCTACGAGTGCACCTCCGCCGAAGAGGTGGTCGACCTGCTGGCCGGTGGCCAGGGCGTCTTCGGGATCGCGGTGTCGGGCGCGCTCAAGGAGCTCACCGGCTCGCTGGAGCACCTGCCCTCGGTGCGCACGGACGTCGACGAGACGTCCACGGCCGGCGACGAGCTCGCGCGGCGCCGCATGGCCCGGAAGGCCGCCACCGCCTGA
- a CDS encoding bifunctional nuclease family protein: protein MREMSVVGVRVELPANQPIVLLTEVEGEKFLPIWIGSAEASAIAYEQQGIKPPRPLTHDLLVNVIEALGSKLERVRITGMKDGLYFAELDLQGAEPVTVRPSDGIALALRTGAVILADDDLIEQAGITIDEATAGEDGEESEDEVEKFREFLDNVTPEDFAGS, encoded by the coding sequence ATGCGCGAGATGAGTGTCGTCGGCGTACGTGTCGAGCTGCCGGCGAATCAGCCGATCGTCCTGCTGACCGAGGTCGAGGGGGAGAAGTTCCTCCCGATCTGGATCGGCAGCGCCGAGGCGAGCGCCATCGCCTACGAGCAGCAGGGCATCAAGCCGCCGCGTCCGCTGACCCATGACCTGCTGGTCAACGTCATCGAGGCGCTGGGCTCGAAGCTGGAGCGGGTCCGGATCACCGGCATGAAGGACGGGCTGTACTTCGCCGAGCTGGACCTGCAGGGCGCCGAACCGGTCACCGTGCGGCCCTCCGACGGCATCGCGCTCGCGCTGCGCACCGGGGCGGTCATCCTGGCCGACGACGACCTGATCGAGCAGGCCGGGATCACCATCGACGAGGCCACCGCCGGCGAGGACGGCGAGGAGTCCGAGGACGAGGTCGAGAAGTTCCGCGAGTTCCTCGACAACGTCACCCCCGAGGACTTCGCCGGCTCCTGA